In one Brassica oleracea var. oleracea cultivar TO1000 chromosome C9, BOL, whole genome shotgun sequence genomic region, the following are encoded:
- the LOC106316559 gene encoding zinc finger protein ZAT12-like translates to MVAISEIKLTVETTAAANCLMLLSRVGQENVDGGSAKRVFTCKTCLKEFHSFQALGGHRASHKKPNNESLSGLIKKSKAASSHPCPICGVEFPMGQALGGHMRRHRNESGGAGALVTRELLSEAALTTLKKSSSGRLACLDLSLGMVENLNLKLELGRPVC, encoded by the coding sequence ATGGTTGCTATTTCAGAGATTAAGTTGACGGTGGAAACAACGGCGGCGGCGAACTGTCTGATGCTTTTATCAAGAGTCGGACAAGAAAACGTGGACGGTGGAAGTGCAAAACGCGTTTTCACATGTAAGACGTGTTTGAAGGAGTTTCATTCGTTTCAAGCGTTGGGAGGTCACCGAGCGAGCCACAAGAAGCCTAACAATGAGAGTCTCTCCGGTTTGATAAAGAAGTCCAAAGCTGCGTCGTCGCATCCTTGTCCGATATGCGGAGTGGAGTTTCCCATGGGACAAGCTCTAGGAGGACACATGAGGAGACACAGGAACGAGAGTGGCGGCGCCGGCGCATTGGTTACACGCGAGTTACTGTCGGAGGCGGCGTTGACGACGTTGAAGAAATCAAGCAGTGGGAGGTTGGCTTGTCTGGATCTGAGTTTGGGGATGGTGGAGAATTTGAATCTCAAGTTGGAGCTTGGAAGACCTGTTTGTTGA